ACTGCTGGAGGAACTGACGGGCGAGAACGACGCCCCCGTACGCCGCTCCGCCGGCGCCGAGGCGGCCCGTATCCTCGCGGAACTCGTCGTCGAAGGAGCACGGACACTGGCCTTCGTGCGGTCCCGTCGAGGCGCCGAGCTGACCGCGCTCGGAGCCAAGCGCATTCTCGCGGAGGTGGCTCCCGAACTCGCCGACAAGGTGGCGGCCTACCGGGCGGGCTACCTGCCGGAGGAGCGCCGCGAGTTGGAATCCGCGTTGCTCGACGGCCGTCTGCTCGGGGTCGCCACCACGAACGCCCTGGAACTCGGCGTCGACATCTCGGGATTGGATGCCGTGATACTGGCCGGCTATCCGGGCACGCTGGCCTCGTTCTGGCAGCAGTCGGGCCGCGCGGGGCGCGCCGGCGACGACGCCCTCGTGGTGTTCGTGGCCCGCGACGACCCGCTCGACACCTACCTCGCGCATCATCCGGCAGCCCTACTCGAACGGCCCGTCGAGGCGGCCGTGCTCGACCCCACCAACCCCTACGTGCTGGCCCCCCACCTCGCCTGCGCGGCAGCGGAGAAGGCGCTCGTCTCGGGCGAGCTCGACGACTTCGGCGGTGACGCGGCGAGAACCGTACTGGACGGCCTCGTGGCCGACTCGGTGCTGCGCAGGCGACCGAGTGGCTGGTATTGGACGGCCGGGACACCTCCTCATTCCGATGTGGACATTCGTGGCTCGGGCTTCGAACAGGTCGCCGTCGTGGAGGCCGAGACGGCACGACTGCTCGGCACCGTCGACGGGGCCTCGGCGTGCGGAACCGTCCATCCCGGAGCGGTGTACCTCCACCGTGGAGAGTCCTATGTGGTGGACGAGCTGGACCTGGACCAGGGAATCGCGTTCGTCCACCGAGAGGACCCGGAGTGGACCACCTCGGCGAGGGACGTCGTGGACATCGAGGTGTTGGACACCGTGGAGCGGCGCGTCTACGACGGAGTGACGGTGAACCTCGGGCACGTGGCGGTGACCTCACGCGTCGTTGGATACCTGCGCCGAATGCCATCCGGAGAGGTGCTGGACCACGTCCCGCTGGACCTTCCCGAACAAGTACTGCACACCCGCGCGGTGTGGTACACGATCGACGCACAGCTGCTGTGCGGTACACGCAGGGAGCCGGGGCGCGCCGGCCTGGAACCGGCGCGCGTCCCCGGCGCCCTGCATGCCGCCGAGCACGCGGCGATCGGCCTGCTACCGCTGTTCGCGACGTGCGACCGATGGGACATCGGCGGCGTTTCCACCGCGGTGCACGCGGACACCGGGGAGGCGACGGTGTTCGTGCACGACGGTCATCCCGGCGGCGCGGGCTTCGCCGACCGGGGTTACGCCGCGTTCGTCCCATGGCTCACCGCGACACGGGAGGCCGTGATCTCCTGCGAGTGCCCGGCGGGGTGCCCGTCCTGCGTTCAGTCGCCCAAGTGCGGGAACGGCAACGAACCGCTGGACAAGGCGGGGGCGGTGGCCGTGCTGGACATCGTCCTGGCCGCGATCGGGGCAACGACCGGGCACGACCACGCTGACGATCAGGCCGCCGAGGATTCGACGGGCAGCGCCCGATGAGCCTGTGTCCTCGGAACTGACTCCTCGCGCAGAGCCCTCACGAGGACATCGTGCACGGCTTCGGCCCGAGGCAGCTTCCAGCCCCAGACGTCGGGCTTGACCCGCCAATGCACGACACCGTGGCGGAACGGCGTCGGCGGAAGCGGTACCCAACTACCTTCGCCGTGCCATTCGACGCCCTCCGCCTCGGCCAGCGGGCGGGGGAGCCGATCGGTGCTCGCGGTGAGGAAGAGCCAACGACCGTTCGGCATCGCCACGATCGGCGCGGGCTGTCCCGTCGCCCTCAGCAGCGCCGCGGCACGCCGTCCGATTCGGTCGTCGACCTCGATGGCGTCCACAAGGGTCCCGGTGGCGACCAGAAGGCTGTACGGCCGCCCCGTCCACCAGGTGGCGACCTGCTGCGGGTGGGCGCCGATCCGGCGTTTCCAGTCACTGTGCACCGGGGTCGGCCTCGTCCACTTCGACGCCGTGTTCTGCAGCTCGGTGGAGTCGGCGTCCGGGTACGTGCCCGGCACCACCGGCCAACCTCGCCAGGCGAGGCCGATGGCCTCCGCCCGCAACTCGATGCGGAAGGCAGCACGCCAGCTATCTGGCCATTCGATGTCCAACATGTCGTACTCAGGCCTCCTCGGGGTGACCGCCGTTGGTCGTGGTGTCGCATTTCACTCAACGGCAACTTGCAGGATGCGGAAAGCACCGACTCGGCGACCGGCACCGGGTGAACGACGAGTGAGCAGGACGCCAACATGAGGGGTGAAGCGAGGGAACCCACCGGACAACCGGTCGTCGTCCCCTATTCGTCCGGCGCGACTCCCGATCTTCCCCGGAAGCCACTCGGACCACCGCGACTTTCGTTCGACACTCGCAGAATGCATGTTGTCGTGCCGTTCGTCGCACGTAATCGACCGCTGCTCGCCGGGGCGGCGCTCGGGGCGGCCTGTCGGAGTGCACCGGTGAACGATCGGTGTCCTGTCAGCGGCCCCCGCTCGTCCGCCGAACTTCCGGCACTTCGTCGACCGGGCCGGCACGAGCACGAGCCGTCACCGTGACGCCGGAGCCGAGCGGAACGCGTACGTCGGCGTGGACGACCACCAACGCGTCCCATCCCCGAAACCGACACTCGGACACCCGCGTCGCCATCGCCCGAGCGACGTCCTCGGCACGTGCGCAGGCCCGCGCCTCCCCCAGGACGGCGTGACCGGCCGCCGCGAGAGCTGCCAGGTCGGCGGCACCCGCCGCACGCTGCCTGCTCACCAGCACCTCCCCCAAGGCCCACACCAGGCCGACGAGCACGAGCAGCGCCGAGACCGCACACGCGGCCCACACGGTGGCGACCCCCGCGTCGTTCTCTCCACGGGCGGCCCGAGCGCCTCCAACGGCTGCGGGAGCGTCATGGCGAGCCATCGTCGACCTCCTCCCCCACACCGGGTTCGAGTTCGGCACGGGCTTCGGCCCGCACGACGACTCCCGGCAGCAACCCGCCCACCGGGCGAACACTCACCCGCACCACCACGGCCTCCTCGACTCGTTCGACGCTCGTCGTCGCGCCCTCCGGAGCCGTCATGTGGACCAATTGCTCCACCGTCGAGTCCGGGGTGCCTCGGGCGAGCGCCCGAGCGGCCAGGGTGGCGGCGTCCGTGCAACGCATTTGATCGACGACCGCCGCCATCCCCGCGAGGACGAGGCCGAACACGGCGACGAGGGCACAGACCGCGATCGCTGCCTCCACGGTCACGGCACCACGGTCGTCCACTGGCCCCTCGCCCATTCAGAGGTCCACGGAGAGCGCTCGCTCCACGAGCGAAGTCAGGTGGTGCACGATCGAGTCGCCCGTGAGTACCGTGTACAGCACCGCCGCGAGGGCGGCCGCGGCAAGCGTCCCGATGGCGTACTCGGCCGTGGACATTCCGTCGTCGGCCCCGCCGGGCGCGAGAAGTCGTTTCAACATCAGGTGAGTCCTTTCCGCTGAGTTTTCATTGGTCACGGCAGAACGTGCAGGCGGCTGGCGAGGCCGAGAACGACCGGGATCACCCCCAGACAGAGGAACGCGGGAAGGAAGCACAGTCCGAGCGGGCCGACGATCAGGACGCTCACCCGCTGTGCTCGGGCTTCGGTCCCGTCGGCCTCGAGATGCCTGATTCGAGCGGCGAGCGTGGTCGCCTGGTCCGCGAGGGCAGTCCCCGACGAGGCCGTACGACACGCCGCCCGAGCCAGATCGGCGATGTCCGGGTGTTCCCGCGCTCGCCGCCACGCCGACTCCGGGCTCGCGCCGAGAGCCAGGGCGTGGGCAGCGTCCCGCAGTGCCTCCCCCACGGCCCCGGTGGCGACACTCGCGACCGCGTCCACCGCCGTCGGCACCGGAACGCCGGCCGACAGGCACGCACCCAGCAGATCGAGCGCCAGTGCCGAGTCGGCCGCGGAATCCGCCGCCGCACGGGCGGGGCCTTTTCCACCGAGGGCCCGCGGGAAACCCCG
The window above is part of the Saccharomonospora glauca K62 genome. Proteins encoded here:
- a CDS encoding DEAD/DEAH box helicase, with product MNADTTGSRARRLLTRATAGVPEERYPVTHVADLPARGARFADWPDWVPELVRDAVKACGVDKPWNHQVEAASLARAGHNVVVATGTASGKSLAYQVPVLSTLATDGKATALYLSPTKALAGDQLRVVSDMDVPDIRPARYDGDTPQSERAWVRDHSRWVFTNPDMLHRGVLPAHPRWARFFRGLSYVVVDECHSYRGVFGSHVALLLRRLRRISRHYGADPVFVLASATTAEPAEFATRLIGADCVAVTDDASPHGARTVALWEPPLLEELTGENDAPVRRSAGAEAARILAELVVEGARTLAFVRSRRGAELTALGAKRILAEVAPELADKVAAYRAGYLPEERRELESALLDGRLLGVATTNALELGVDISGLDAVILAGYPGTLASFWQQSGRAGRAGDDALVVFVARDDPLDTYLAHHPAALLERPVEAAVLDPTNPYVLAPHLACAAAEKALVSGELDDFGGDAARTVLDGLVADSVLRRRPSGWYWTAGTPPHSDVDIRGSGFEQVAVVEAETARLLGTVDGASACGTVHPGAVYLHRGESYVVDELDLDQGIAFVHREDPEWTTSARDVVDIEVLDTVERRVYDGVTVNLGHVAVTSRVVGYLRRMPSGEVLDHVPLDLPEQVLHTRAVWYTIDAQLLCGTRREPGRAGLEPARVPGALHAAEHAAIGLLPLFATCDRWDIGGVSTAVHADTGEATVFVHDGHPGGAGFADRGYAAFVPWLTATREAVISCECPAGCPSCVQSPKCGNGNEPLDKAGAVAVLDIVLAAIGATTGHDHADDQAAEDSTGSAR
- a CDS encoding bifunctional DNA primase/polymerase, which codes for MLDIEWPDSWRAAFRIELRAEAIGLAWRGWPVVPGTYPDADSTELQNTASKWTRPTPVHSDWKRRIGAHPQQVATWWTGRPYSLLVATGTLVDAIEVDDRIGRRAAALLRATGQPAPIVAMPNGRWLFLTASTDRLPRPLAEAEGVEWHGEGSWVPLPPTPFRHGVVHWRVKPDVWGWKLPRAEAVHDVLVRALREESVPRTQAHRALPVESSAA
- a CDS encoding Rv3654c family TadE-like protein; amino-acid sequence: MARHDAPAAVGGARAARGENDAGVATVWAACAVSALLVLVGLVWALGEVLVSRQRAAGAADLAALAAAGHAVLGEARACARAEDVARAMATRVSECRFRGWDALVVVHADVRVPLGSGVTVTARARAGPVDEVPEVRRTSGGR
- a CDS encoding TadE family type IV pilus minor pilin, whose product is MGEGPVDDRGAVTVEAAIAVCALVAVFGLVLAGMAAVVDQMRCTDAATLAARALARGTPDSTVEQLVHMTAPEGATTSVERVEEAVVVRVSVRPVGGLLPGVVVRAEARAELEPGVGEEVDDGSP
- a CDS encoding DUF4244 domain-containing protein is translated as MLKRLLAPGGADDGMSTAEYAIGTLAAAALAAVLYTVLTGDSIVHHLTSLVERALSVDL
- a CDS encoding type II secretion system F family protein; amino-acid sequence: MSTAGVAALAAVAVLLMPSVPTVRLRALAGVARPSTSGTKRRFGRGFPRALGGKGPARAAADSAADSALALDLLGACLSAGVPVPTAVDAVASVATGAVGEALRDAAHALALGASPESAWRRAREHPDIADLARAACRTASSGTALADQATTLAARIRHLEADGTEARAQRVSVLIVGPLGLCFLPAFLCLGVIPVVLGLASRLHVLP